In a genomic window of Bradyrhizobium sp. LLZ17:
- the adh gene encoding aldehyde dehydrogenase, whose product MNKVEFLSVTKHPFAARYDNFIGGKFVAPISGRYFDNASPVNGQIVCKIARSDSQDVEAALDAAHAAKAAWGRTSIAERAAILNKIADRMEDNLERLAIAETWDNGKPIRETRAADLPLAIDHFRYFAGVVRAQEGSIGEIDHDTIAYHFHEPLGVVGQIIPWNFPLLMACWKLAPALAAGNCVVLKPAEQTPASIMVWAEIVGDLLPPGVLNIVNGFGLEAGKPLASSPRIAKIAFTGETTTGRLIMQYASQNLIPVTLELGGKSPNIFFKDVTAEDDDFFDKAIEGFVMFALNQGEVCTCPSRALVHADIYDRFMERALKRVAAIKQGDPREADTMIGAQASSEQLAKILSYIDIGKQEGAKVLAGGGRAELPGDLADGFYVQPTVFEGHNKMRIFQEEIFGPVVSVTTFKDDDEALAIANDTLYGLGAGVWSRDANRCYRFGRAIQAGRVWTNCYHAYPAHAAFGGYKQSGVGRENHKMMLDHYQQTKNLLVSYSPKKLGFF is encoded by the coding sequence ATGAACAAGGTGGAATTCCTCAGCGTCACCAAACATCCCTTCGCCGCACGCTACGACAATTTCATCGGCGGCAAGTTCGTCGCGCCGATCTCGGGCCGGTATTTCGACAATGCCTCGCCGGTGAACGGCCAGATCGTGTGCAAGATCGCGCGCTCCGACAGTCAGGACGTCGAGGCCGCGCTCGACGCCGCGCATGCGGCCAAAGCTGCTTGGGGACGCACCAGTATCGCCGAGCGCGCCGCGATCCTGAACAAGATCGCCGATCGCATGGAAGACAATCTCGAGCGCCTCGCGATTGCCGAGACCTGGGACAATGGCAAGCCGATCCGCGAGACCCGCGCCGCCGACCTGCCGCTGGCGATCGATCACTTCCGCTATTTCGCCGGCGTCGTGCGCGCCCAGGAAGGCTCGATCGGCGAGATCGACCACGACACCATCGCCTATCATTTTCACGAGCCGCTCGGCGTCGTCGGCCAGATCATCCCCTGGAACTTCCCGCTGCTGATGGCCTGCTGGAAGCTCGCGCCCGCGCTCGCCGCCGGCAATTGCGTGGTGCTCAAGCCCGCCGAGCAGACGCCGGCCTCGATCATGGTCTGGGCCGAGATCGTCGGCGACCTCCTGCCGCCCGGCGTGCTCAACATCGTCAACGGCTTCGGCCTCGAAGCCGGCAAGCCGCTGGCCTCGAGCCCGCGGATCGCCAAGATCGCGTTCACCGGCGAGACCACGACGGGCCGACTGATCATGCAATATGCCAGCCAGAACCTCATTCCCGTGACGCTGGAGCTCGGCGGCAAGTCGCCGAACATCTTCTTCAAGGACGTCACCGCCGAAGACGACGACTTCTTCGACAAGGCGATTGAAGGCTTCGTGATGTTCGCGCTGAACCAGGGCGAGGTCTGCACCTGTCCGAGCCGCGCGCTGGTCCATGCGGACATTTATGACCGCTTCATGGAGCGGGCGCTCAAGCGGGTTGCCGCAATCAAGCAGGGCGATCCGCGCGAGGCCGACACCATGATCGGCGCGCAGGCCTCTAGCGAGCAGTTGGCAAAAATCCTCTCTTACATCGACATCGGCAAGCAGGAGGGTGCGAAGGTCCTCGCCGGGGGCGGACGTGCCGAGCTGCCAGGCGATCTCGCCGACGGATTCTATGTCCAGCCGACCGTCTTCGAGGGGCACAACAAGATGCGGATCTTCCAGGAGGAGATCTTCGGCCCCGTCGTTTCCGTCACGACCTTCAAGGACGACGACGAAGCGCTCGCGATCGCCAACGACACGCTTTATGGCTTGGGGGCCGGCGTCTGGAGCCGCGATGCCAACCGCTGCTACCGCTTTGGCCGGGCGATCCAGGCCGGGCGGGTCTGGACCAATTGCTACCATGCCTATCCGGCGCATGCGGCCTTCGGCGGCTACAAGCAGTCGGGCGTCGGGCGCGAGAACCACAAGATGATGCTCGATCATTACCAGCAGACCAAGAACCTCCTGGTCAGCTACAGCCCGAAGAAGCTCGGCTTCTTCTGA
- the pdhA gene encoding pyruvate dehydrogenase (acetyl-transferring) E1 component subunit alpha → MAAPKKAAASTSHDKTNGGSPPEFTREQELKALRDMLLIRRFEEKAGQLYGMGAIGGFCHLYIGQEAVVVGMQMALKQGDEVITGYRDHGHMLATGMEAKGVMAELTGRRGGYSKGKGGSMHMFSKEKHFYGGHGIVGAQVSLGTGLAFANHYRGNDNVSVTYFGDGAANQGQVYESFNMAELWKLPVIYVIENNRYAMGTSVSRASAQQDFSKRGASFNIPGMQVDGMDVRAVKAAADEATAWCRAGKGPMILEMQTYRYRGHSMSDPAKYRTREEVEKVRHDQDPIEQVRNRLLAAKVSEQDLKAIDAEVREIVNASADFAQHDPEPDPAELWTDVYR, encoded by the coding sequence ATGGCCGCACCTAAGAAAGCCGCCGCAAGCACCTCACACGACAAGACCAACGGCGGCTCGCCCCCGGAATTCACCAGGGAGCAGGAGCTGAAGGCGCTCCGCGACATGCTTTTGATTCGGCGGTTCGAGGAGAAGGCCGGCCAGCTTTACGGCATGGGCGCGATCGGCGGCTTCTGCCATCTCTATATCGGCCAGGAGGCCGTGGTGGTCGGCATGCAGATGGCCCTGAAGCAGGGCGATGAGGTCATCACCGGCTATCGTGACCACGGTCATATGCTTGCCACCGGCATGGAGGCCAAGGGCGTGATGGCCGAGCTCACCGGCCGGCGCGGCGGCTATTCCAAGGGCAAGGGCGGCTCCATGCACATGTTCAGCAAGGAGAAGCATTTTTACGGCGGCCATGGCATCGTCGGCGCCCAGGTCTCGCTCGGCACCGGGCTTGCGTTCGCCAATCATTATCGCGGCAACGACAATGTCAGCGTCACCTATTTCGGCGACGGCGCGGCCAACCAGGGCCAGGTCTATGAGAGCTTCAACATGGCGGAGCTCTGGAAGCTGCCGGTGATCTACGTCATCGAGAACAACCGTTATGCCATGGGTACGTCGGTCTCACGCGCCTCTGCGCAGCAGGATTTTTCCAAACGCGGCGCGTCCTTCAATATTCCCGGCATGCAGGTCGACGGCATGGACGTCCGCGCGGTCAAGGCCGCCGCCGACGAGGCCACCGCCTGGTGCCGGGCCGGCAAGGGACCGATGATTCTGGAAATGCAGACTTACCGCTATCGCGGCCACTCGATGTCCGACCCCGCAAAGTACAGAACGCGCGAGGAGGTCGAAAAGGTCCGCCATGACCAGGACCCGATCGAGCAGGTGCGCAACCGCCTGCTCGCGGCCAAGGTCAGCGAGCAGGATCTCAAGGCGATCGACGCGGAGGTGCGTGAGATCGTCAACGCGTCCGCCGATTTTGCCCAACACGACCCCGAGCCGGATCCCGCCGAGCTCTGGACCGACGTTTACCGCTGA
- a CDS encoding GAF domain-containing protein: MAARRNSDEWANPRHHAARVEAAIASGQAARSALVASWRRSSRLHHLDPGGRHAPMRLSEAELRAARERIAPLLCAARGAMDRLYQAVGTAGCCVLLADGDGVPVDRRGTPADDATFDSWGLWTGALWSEEHEGTNGIGTCVVEQRPLTIDRDQHFFTRNTLLSCTAVPIYDHDGRFAGVLDVSSCRADRTDAFASLIALAAGEAARRIEADLFRNAFAHARIVLTPAIDGQCGGLVAVDADDLVIGATRSARIGLGIAPGRPLQPVPAADLLGGDIAHDHLARGQRAVLQRALLRAGGNVSAAAKALGVSRATLHRKLNRFGLNH, from the coding sequence ATTGCCGCCCGGAGGAACAGTGATGAATGGGCAAACCCCCGGCATCACGCGGCCCGCGTCGAGGCTGCCATCGCGTCAGGCCAGGCGGCTCGCTCCGCGCTCGTGGCCTCGTGGCGCCGTTCGTCCCGGCTGCATCATCTCGATCCCGGCGGCCGCCACGCGCCGATGCGGCTGAGCGAAGCCGAGTTGCGAGCGGCGCGCGAGCGCATCGCGCCGCTACTGTGCGCCGCGCGCGGGGCCATGGACCGGCTCTATCAGGCGGTCGGCACCGCCGGCTGCTGCGTGCTGCTGGCCGATGGCGACGGCGTGCCGGTCGATCGTCGCGGCACTCCGGCCGACGATGCCACCTTCGACTCCTGGGGGCTGTGGACCGGTGCGCTGTGGAGCGAGGAGCACGAGGGGACCAACGGCATCGGCACCTGCGTCGTCGAGCAGCGTCCGCTGACGATCGACCGCGATCAGCACTTCTTCACCCGCAACACGTTGCTGAGCTGCACCGCAGTTCCGATCTACGATCATGACGGGAGGTTCGCCGGTGTGCTCGACGTCTCCTCTTGCCGCGCCGACCGCACCGATGCCTTCGCCAGTCTGATCGCGCTCGCGGCCGGCGAGGCGGCCAGGCGGATCGAGGCCGACCTGTTTCGCAACGCGTTCGCCCATGCCCGCATCGTGCTGACACCGGCCATTGATGGCCAGTGTGGTGGTCTGGTCGCAGTGGACGCGGATGATCTCGTCATCGGCGCGACAAGATCCGCCCGGATCGGACTTGGAATTGCGCCCGGCCGCCCGTTGCAGCCGGTGCCCGCGGCCGATCTTCTCGGCGGCGATATCGCGCACGATCACCTGGCCCGCGGTCAGCGCGCGGTGCTGCAGCGGGCGCTGCTCCGCGCCGGCGGCAATGTATCGGCCGCCGCCAAGGCGCTCGGCGTCAGCCGCGCCACGCTGCACCGGAAGCTCAACCGGTTCGGGCTGAACCATTAG